A window of Tetrapisispora phaffii CBS 4417 chromosome 9, complete genome contains these coding sequences:
- the WBP1 gene encoding dolichyl-diphosphooligosaccharide-protein glycotransferase (similar to Saccharomyces cerevisiae WBP1 (YEL002C); ancestral locus Anc_7.140): MLHVFLLLLSLCSFIQAASVRSSKTLVLYDERITELKKYFKYFESLNSRSYEIDYLKIKNSTSSVDLFENEYNTYDNLIIFPIKGKHLNKLVPVKSLLKFYENGGDILAITSPDAVVDSVRLFLNELGIYPSPKDYRLVDYSSKSSTDIEISTNELQSKVVFSTTEDKLLRFGNAGAALLDNREQIVPILRAPRGSVTVSTSEKKKNDEPWTVGSQGYLASGFQSLINARATWVGSQDLFNDKNSKENNDFVQEVSKWTFREKAIIKSFGFNHKHADGTTYARTPYKVKDDVVYEIGLAEWKGDKWEPYMADDIQFELRLVDPYYRLTLTPSYIKKGVQYYTTGEFKLPDHHGVYTFITEYKRNGISFISESDVKAIRHLANDEFARSFEISNAWVYITSIYGVIISWVLFIFLFVIISIQKKVTVEKKKN; the protein is encoded by the coding sequence TTTTGAATCGTTGAATTCACGTTCTTACGAAAtagattatttaaaaatcaaaaatagtACATCCAGTGTggatttatttgaaaatgaatacAATACATACGATAATTTGATCATTTTCCCTATTAAAGGTAAACACTTAAACAAATTAGTCCCAGTCAAatctttattgaaattttatgaaaatGGTGGTGATATTTTAGCTATCACTTCTCCTGATGCTGTTGTCGATTCTGTTcgtttatttttgaatgaaTTGGGGATCTATCCAAGTCCAAAGGATTACCGTTTAGTCGATTACTCAAGTAAAAGTTCTACTGATATAGAAATTTCAACTAATGAGTTGCAATCAAAAGTTGTTTTTTCAACAACTGAAGATAAATTGTTGAGATTTGGTAATGCAGGAGCTGCACTATTAGATAACCGTGAACAGATTGTTCCAATTTTAAGAGCTCCAAGAGGTTCTGTTACAGTTTCAACATCggagaagaagaagaatgaTGAACCTTGGACTGTCGGCTCTCAAGGTTATTTAGCTTCTGGTTTCCAAAGTCTCATCAATGCTCGTGCCACCTGGGTTGGAAGCCAAGATTTGTTCAATGATAAAAACAGCAAAGAAAACAATGACTTTGTTCAAGAAGTATCTAAATGGACTTTCAGGGAAAAGgctattattaaaagtttcGGTTTCAACCATAAACATGCTGACGGTACTACATATGCACGAACTCCATATAAAGTTAAGGATGATGTAGTGTATGAAATCGGTCTTGCTGAATGGAAAGGTGATAAATGGGAACCTTATATGGCGGACGATATTCAATTTGAATTAAGGTTAGTTGATCCATACTACCGTTTGACTCTAACACCAAGTTATATTAAAAAGGGTGTCCAATATTATACCACGGGTGAATTTAAGTTACCAGATCACCATGGAGTTTACACATTTATTACTGAATACAAAAGAAATGGTATAAGTTTTATCTCAGAAAGTGACGTTAAAGCTATCCGTCATCTAGCTAACGATGAATTTGCAAGAAGTTTTGAAATCTCAAATGCTTGGGTATATATCACTTCCATATATGGTGTCATCATTTCATGGgttttattcattttcttATTTGTTATCATCTCTATCCAAAAGAAAGTAACTgtagaaaagaaaaaaaattaa
- the GIM4 gene encoding tubulin-binding prefolding complex subunit GIM4 (similar to Saccharomyces cerevisiae GIM4 (YEL003W); ancestral locus Anc_7.139) — translation MNQNNSFQVKYNDYKLTLEQLQSKVIELTHEKDEHEIVLSTLNDTDSERKCYRMVGGALVESDVKTTIPVLTSKKENLTKTIDNMKKTLITTAEEFEKWKKDNKIQVVRS, via the exons ATGAATCAAAACAACA GTTTCCAAGTGAAATATAATGACTACAAATTAACTTTAGAGCAGCTACAATCCAAAGTGATCGAACTAACACATGAGAAAGACGAACATGAAATTGTATTAAGTACTTTAAATGATACAGATTCTGAAAGAAAATGCTATAGAATGGTAGGAGGTGCACTAGTAGAGAGTGACGTGAAAACAACAATTCCAGTTTTAACTAGCAAAAAGGAAAATCTAACtaaaacaattgataatatgaAAAAAACTTTGATTACTACAGctgaagaatttgaaaagtgGAAGAAAGACAATAAAATCCAAGTTGTGAGATCGTGA
- the VAB2 gene encoding Vab2p (similar to Saccharomyces cerevisiae VAB2 (YEL005C); ancestral locus Anc_7.137): MKAIESSIPYKELKSIPQINLSKRLKLNNIFSEVAPEIKNVQNDIISIHSIIQKDIEMESNQINTVESQLKESLKKIRSLYRRTNEHRSCSDDATFKPNKFFQKVENLEKTVDSLDSDIHKIIENLLNIDLKLSTKSKTLTKDSINNQHYPLLFEIIEKNYAQHLELSGISSMLHLGEANSVVQNNELRLAQEETIDDSKLTKLKLEDVEPTFSLQSNEIDNDKSNSIHLDLSKNHNKNGSDGVDDRNSSHEDMDKKNSSSSVHALKYTTYIDRKNHENDVEHTSINDHKNNEISKQVSDKIGSLILEHQDRTFTKTNAIKNNQNLFIPHGLKNAKPSTAVTFETVEHLKF, encoded by the coding sequence ATGAAAGCTATCGAATCAAGTATACCCTATAAGGAACTCAAAAGTATCCcacaaataaatttatcaaaaagattgaagttaaataatatatttagtgAGGTTGCTCCtgaaatcaaaaatgtccaaaatgatattatatctatacattcaataattcaaaaagatATAGAAATGGAATCTAATCAAATTAATACTGTTGAATCACAATTGAAAGAATCTCTCAAAAAAATCCGCAGTTTATATAGAAGGACAAACGAGCATAGAAGCTGCTCAGATGATGCAACCTTCAaaccaaataaatttttccAAAAGGTTGAAAATTTAGAGAAAACTGTTGATTCACTAGATTCTGATATACATAAAATTATAGAAAATTTGCTAAACATAGATTTAAAATTGTCAACAAAATCTAAAACGCTAACTAAAGACAGTATTAATAACCAACACTATCCGTtgttatttgaaataatagaaaaaaattatgcCCAACATCTGGAATTATCTGGAATTTCTTCTATGCTTCATCTGGGGGAAGCTAATTCAGTTGTTCAAAATAACGAGCTTCGTTTGGCCCAAGAAGAAACTATCGATGATAGTAAActtacaaaattaaaattagaagatgTCGAACCAACATTTAGTTTGCAGTCGAATGAAAtagataatgataaatctAACTCTATTCATTTAGACCTTTCTAAAAAccataataaaaatggatCTGATGGAGTTGATGATAGAAATAGTTCCCATGAAGATATGGATAAAAAGAATAGTTCGAGTAGCGTGCATGCATTAAAATATACCACATACATTGATAGAAAAAACCATGAGAACGATGTAGAGCATACATCTATTAATGACCATAAAAATAACGAAATATCCAAGCAAGTTTCAGATAAAATAGGTTCACTTATCTTAGAACACCAGGATAGAACATTTACAAAAACTAATGCTATAAAAAACAATCAAAACCTTTTTATACCCCATGGACTCAAAAATGCCAAACCTTCTACTGCTGTTACTTTTGAAACTGTAGAACAtctgaaattttaa
- the TPHA0I02340 gene encoding protein disulfide isomerase family protein (similar to Saccharomyces cerevisiae EPS1 (YIL005W); ancestral locus Anc_7.134) codes for MHFPFLDSLLNILLVLILFFTKSSFVKADEIQVPEPLTTNNYKKELSKGLHIVDFYSPYCSHCKALEPIWNDAYREFYEESQKLNIHFSKVNCIESGDICDMEQITFFPNIRLYGPSGFIKNYPNEAKRSKESLIQFARESAANKDNFKKTKVKSSSKNISGKELEGLIENMNSKEEGILVSFWPSKNMNKSDQETVFEGCESCLTFQRTWSAVSKFAPNKNVEVYHVNCEAYKSFCAKYGFKHLTERSFSEKDPGVAFILPNNHMKRFWKYCKPLSFEPSTYIDWATRLISNSKVPEISIEDILKKENTNVITSLLSNNLETFNTRVTYVKDRNNLALSKESMESISSLDVELLQTNYEFLDNIEEIFAPVEKMINYNETEGLKKFDRNYINLIKNINLPAYMIWKEGNFIPAIVSADIACSESCLLDLLLKKLDQLRYSTYSKLPKTTKEMKKLFSNRHNRYVVLQVIDNNEENESIKFLGNLSVAACDYFYTYSNYIVDQLMLTDNHIKSLFEKMSTKIELSINEKNDLKSSFDKIEKQDIDFMFVDIKEDLTFKDRLKLPERPEGYIDGDIIIIDKKRRIFYTKNALGNNLNSLSKYDLKESLLTLTLPSYSHSKIALDSRMPLNAFHPVICIVGVFLLFFLYKFRRSITKIHLGKKKQEGIILGNFKGTLKD; via the coding sequence ATGCATTTCCCCTTCCTCGACAGTCTGCTGAATATATTACTGGTcctaatattattttttactaAGTCATCATTTGTGAAAGCAGATGAGATTCAAGTTCCAGAACCATTGACCACtaataattataagaaaGAGTTAAGTAAAGGGTTACATATCGTTGATTTTTACAGTCCTTATTGTTCTCATTGCAAAGCTTTAGAGCCAATTTGGAACGATGCCTATAGAGAGTTTTATGAGGAAAGTcagaaattaaatattcacTTTTCAAAAGTGAATTGTATTGAGAGTGGGGATATATGTGATATGGAGCAAATTACATTTTTTCCTAATATCAGATTATATGGTCCCTCTggttttattaaaaattatccTAATGAGGCAAAAAGGTCTAAGGAGAGTCTGATACAATTTGCTAGGGAAAGTGCAGCCAATAAGgataatttcaaaaaaacaaagGTTAAAAGTTCAAGTAAAAACATTTCAGGCAAAGAGTTAGAAGGattgattgaaaatatgaattcaaaagaagaaggaaTTTTAGTTTCATTCTGGCCATCtaaaaatatgaacaaGTCTGATCAAGAAACAGTATTTGAAGGATGTGAAAGCTGCTTGACCTTCCAAAGGACATGGAGTGCCGTTTCCAAGTTTGCTCCAAACAAAAATGTTGAAGTATACCATGTCAATTGTGAAGCCTATAAATCTTTTTGCGCAAAATACGGTTTTAAACATCTTACTGAAAGAAGTTTTAGTGAAAAAGATCCTGGAGTTGCTTTTATTCTTCCAAATAACCATATGAAACGCTTTTGGAAATATTGTAAACCATTGAGTTTCGAACCTAGCACGTACATCGACTGGGCTACGAGATTAATATCTAATAGTAAAGTTCCTGAAATATCTATTgaagatatattaaaaaaagaaaatactAATGTTATTACTTCATTgttatctaataatttgGAAACATTTAACACTCGTGTAACGTATGTTAAAGATAGGAACAATTTAGCTTTATCAAAAGAATCTATGGAATCAATTTCCTCCTTAGATGTGGAATTACTGCAGACTAATTATGAGTTCCTAGATAAcattgaagaaatatttgcTCCAGttgaaaaaatgataaactATAATGAAACAGAAGGACTAAAAAAGTTTGATAggaattatataaatttgattaaaaaCATAAATTTACCTGCATATATGATATGGAAAGAGGGAAATTTCATTCCTGCAATAGTTTCAGCAGATATTGCTTGCAGTGAAAGTTGTTTATTGGACctgttattaaaaaagCTTGATCAGTTACGCTACTCAACTTATTCAAAACTTCCTAAGACTACtaaagaaatgaaaaaactCTTTTCTAATAGGCATAATCGATACGTTGTATTACAGGTTATcgataataatgaagagAATGAAAGTATTAAGTTTTTAGGTAATTTGTCAGTTGCTGCATGTGATTACTTTTATACCTACAGTAACTACATAGTGGATCAATTAATGTTAACAGATAACCATATTAAGAgtctttttgaaaaaatgtCAACTAAGATTGAATTGAGTATTAATGagaaaaatgatttaaaaagtagctttgataaaattgaaaaacaagATATCGACTTTATGTTTGTTGATATCAAAGAAGATTTGACTTTTAAAGATAGATTAAAATTACCGGAAAGGCCAGAAGGATATATTGATGGAGACATAATCATTATTGATAAGAAGCGTCGTATATTTTACACAAAAAATGCATTGGGTAACAATCTAAATTCCCTTTCGAAATACGACTTGAAGGAAAGCTTACTCACACTAACACTACCATCTTACTCACATTCAAAGATTGCATTAGATAGTCGTATGCCTCTAAATGCATTTCATCCAGTTATATGTATAGTTGGTGTTTTCCTACTGTTTTTCTTATATAAGTTTAGACGTTCGATTACAAAGATCCATTTAGGGAAAAAGAAGCAAGAGGGGATTATATTAGGTAATTTTAAAGGAACTCTTAAAGATTAA
- the TPHA0I02350 gene encoding Gti1/Pac2 family protein (similar to Saccharomyces cerevisiae YEL007W; ancestral locus Anc_7.132), whose translation MNIQPSYQGYIENEQDALLILQAVIDGFLVHVPRRLYDIERPYLIISGNIFIFIEEISGIKRWTDGITWSPSRISTKFLVYREYYRASNNNNNNNNNTINNNNIDLFSSSSSSSSSSSASSSLSNKIKNRHPSRSLNDLEINSKNSSETNSNAVKRYIIYTGFVKKTISVKFNNQTFHIVSYYNVDDINNKKFIPLKKDIFFKYINPSKQLITAINNIKLTFTPNTNNSNSSNNNNSRSSRSSRSDNASVSMGGTSSSSKNEDHNKNDISNSTKAKKENKSNKQKKTGSNELPKSSYLNSSYSSSLSSSSASVSNSPSPPESPSKQQYGKRRNRKSRRKNKSSTNSSRSSTDINTNINGNSISSQGTISGVSTASASTESSSASTSSVPFLTSPSYKTLNMFDNNKKYKSNYNNSITKLNENTQVSTPASSINNKNSQLAGMTGKFYNLSANSANSSSNTINLTKFDMDSLVDDYKTKNLNKNLNAFQHSKTLNEYNNMMMSSYNNELNNGKWTNQNSQNNNNNMLRNQVNNEGTNAYISDDIQTRQQMQLPQTISTDQLFNQMNQNSVNNNFTQIPIAMNNYQNINQVDPINQKGIPYDNSNNIQYAPTVDPNFPISQNVNSIGALPLYHQPGTQSQGNFYPQNSIPMAYPLISQPNNHARYQQLSNNPDIGTPLGPVYQITRENLNTNNINMMNYDNKLKSANSMSNGNSTNFQPYLNQQFSTVTSESISSLQNQIGKNPDPVMSLNKNSNFSIGSEYNENFMTRNDITSNSISTEEAAKSSSSDN comes from the coding sequence ATGAACATTCAACCAAGTTATCAAGgttatattgaaaatgaacaagATGCTTTATTGATTTTACAAGCTGTCATTGACGGTTTTTTAGTCCATGTACCAAGAAGATTATATGATATAGAGAGGCCgtatttgataatatcgggtaatatttttatattcattgaagaaatttcGGGTATTAAAAGATGGACAGATGGTATCACTTGGTCACCTTCCAGAATATCAACTAAATTTTTGGTTTATAGAGAGTACTACAGAGCAagcaataacaataataataataataataatactatcaataataataatattgatttattttcttcttcttcttcttcttcttcttcttcttcggCATCTTCGTCgctttcaaataaaattaaaaataggCATCCTTCACGTTCCttaaatgatttagaaattAACTCTAAGAATAGTTCAGAGACAAATTCAAATGCtgttaaaagatatatcATTTACACAGGTTTCGTTAAGAAAACAATTTCTGTCAAATTTAACAATCAAACATTCCATATTGTATCTTATTATAACGTagatgatattaataataaaaaattcatACCGTTGAAAAAAGatatcttctttaaatatatcaatccttcaaaacaattgataactgcaattaataatattaaattgaCCTTCACTCCAAATACCAATAATAGTAACagtagtaataataataatagtcGTAGCAGTCGTAGCAGTCGTAGCGATAATGCGAGTGTTAGTATGGGAGGTACCAGTAGCAGCAGTAAAAATGAGGatcataataaaaatgatatatcGAATTCAACAAAGGCTAAGAAAGagaataaatcaaataaacaGAAAAAAACAGGATCAAACGAATTGCCAAAATCCagttatttaaattcaagTTATTCATCTTCTTTGTCTTCATCGTCAGCATCTGTATCTAATTCACCATCACCACCAGAGTCACCTTCGAAACAACAATATGGGAAgagaagaaatagaaaatcaagaagaaaaaataaatcttcaaCTAATAGCAGTCGTAGCAGTACTGATATAAACACAAACATTAATGGAAATTCCATCTCCTCACAAGGTACTATCTCGGGAGTATCAACGGCATCTGCATCGACCGAATCTTCATCTGCGTCAACGTCATCTGTTCCATTTTTAACGTCACCATCTTataaaactttaaatatgTTCGATAACAACAAAAAGTATAAATcgaattataataatagtattaCCAAATTAAATGAGAATACTCAAGTCTCGACACCAGCCTCGagtattaataataaaaatagtCAATTAGCCGGTATGACAGGtaaattttacaatttatcTGCGAATAGTGCTAATAGTAGttcaaatacaattaaTTTGACAAAATTCGATATGGATTCATTAGTAGATGattataaaactaaaaatcTTAATAAAAATCTAAATGCATTTCAACAttcaaaaactttaaatgaatataataatatgatGATGAGCTCAtacaataatgaattaaataatggaAAATGGACAAACCAAAATTCgcaaaataataataataatatgcTAAGAAATCAAGTAAATAACGAAGGCACTAATGCTTATATTTCTGATGATATACAAACGCGTCAACAAATGCAACTTCCGCAAACGATAAGTACTGATCAGTTGTTTAATCAAATGAACCAAAATTCAGTGAATAATAACTTTACCCAAATTCCAATAGCAATGaataattatcaaaatattaatcaGGTGGATCCAATTAATCAAAAAGGAATACCCTATGATAATTCAaacaatattcaatatgCTCCAACTGTTGATCCAAATTTCCCAATATCACAAAATGTAAATTCAATTGGAGCCCTACCATTATACCACCAACCTGGTACTCAATCACAAGGAAATTTCTATCCTCAAAATAGTATTCCAATGGCATATCCACTAATATCTCAACCTAATAATCATGCCAGGTATCAACAATTATCAAACAATCCAGACATAGGGACACCGTTAGGTCCAGTTTATCAAATTACTAGagaaaatttgaatacaaataatattaatatgaTGAACtatgataataaattgaaatcGGCAAACTCCATGTCTAATGGCAATTCGACTAATTTCCAACCATATTTGAATCAACAATTTTCTACTGTTACATCAGAATCAATTTCAAGTttacaaaatcaaataGGTAAAAACCCTGATCCTGTAATGTCATTGAATAAGAATTCAAACTTTAGCATTGGTAGTGAATacaatgaaaattttatgaCAAGAAACGACATCACCTCAAACAGTATATCTACTGAGGAGGCTGCAAAATCTAGTAGCTCAGATAATTAA